The following coding sequences are from one Halorubrum sp. BOL3-1 window:
- the larB gene encoding nickel pincer cofactor biosynthesis protein LarB yields the protein MRETLAALEAGEIGVGEAESRLAGYATTDAGRFDAARERRRGIPEAILAEGKTPAEVAALATTALETTGRALVTRADEATASVVASAVGGGDREETVGGGDREETVGGGDPGATVDRDDRTGTVVAHAADFEPPSLDAAVAVVAAGTADAPVAGEAAVVAREVGATVDRVDDVGVANLDRILDQVDRIRGADVVVVAAGREGALPTVVAGLVDAPVIAVPVSTGYGVGGEGVAALEGALQSCSVLTTVNVDAGFVAGAQAGLIARAVDAARDE from the coding sequence ATGCGAGAGACGTTAGCGGCGCTCGAAGCGGGCGAGATCGGCGTCGGGGAGGCGGAGTCGCGGCTCGCAGGATACGCGACCACGGACGCGGGCCGGTTCGACGCCGCCCGCGAGCGACGGCGCGGGATCCCGGAGGCGATCCTCGCGGAGGGGAAGACGCCGGCGGAGGTCGCCGCGCTGGCGACGACGGCGCTCGAAACCACCGGCCGCGCGCTTGTAACGCGCGCGGACGAAGCGACCGCGTCGGTGGTCGCGTCGGCGGTCGGCGGCGGCGACCGGGAGGAGACGGTCGGCGGCGGCGACCGGGAGGAGACGGTCGGCGGCGGCGACCCGGGCGCGACGGTCGACCGCGACGACCGGACCGGAACCGTCGTCGCGCACGCAGCGGACTTCGAGCCGCCGTCGCTCGACGCGGCGGTCGCGGTCGTGGCCGCCGGTACCGCGGACGCGCCGGTCGCCGGCGAGGCGGCGGTCGTCGCCCGCGAGGTCGGCGCGACGGTCGACCGGGTCGACGACGTCGGCGTCGCCAACCTCGACCGGATCTTAGATCAGGTCGATCGGATCCGCGGCGCCGACGTCGTCGTCGTCGCGGCGGGCCGCGAGGGCGCGCTCCCGACCGTCGTCGCCGGGCTGGTCGACGCCCCCGTGATCGCGGTCCCCGTCTCGACCGGCTACGGCGTCGGCGGCGAGGGGGTCGCGGCCTTGGAGGGCGCCCTCCAGTCGTGCTCCGTGCTCACGACCGTCAACGTCGACGCCGGCTTCGTCGCCGGCGCCCAGGCCGG
- a CDS encoding DUF1931 family protein encodes MADLIVKAAVKEALDDKNVASDFYDALDDEVDELLEDAARRAEANDRKTVQPRDL; translated from the coding sequence ATGGCAGACCTTATTGTCAAAGCGGCCGTCAAGGAAGCCCTGGACGACAAGAACGTCGCTTCGGACTTCTACGACGCGCTGGACGACGAAGTGGACGAGCTGCTCGAAGACGCCGCGCGCCGCGCCGAGGCCAACGACCGGAAGACGGTCCAGCCTCGCGACCTCTAA
- the rpiA gene encoding ribose-5-phosphate isomerase RpiA — MKTSGGSDAAKRRAGESAAEAVTDGDVVGLGTGSTAAHAIRRLGDRVDAGLDVRGVPTSFASRELAVERGIPCLDLPEAVGPDGPGIDLAVDGADQVAVGRGDEPTVGPLIKGGGAAHAREKLVDAAADRFLVVVDPSKEIPVLDGSVPVEVLPPARSAVAAAVRAVGGEPTLRRAEGKDGPVVTDNGNLVVDASFGRIDDPDSLSTALSTTPGVVEHGIFVGLADEVHVGTESGVRVARR; from the coding sequence ATGAAGACGAGCGGCGGGAGCGACGCGGCGAAGCGACGCGCCGGCGAATCGGCGGCCGAGGCGGTGACCGACGGCGACGTGGTCGGATTGGGAACGGGGTCGACGGCGGCCCACGCGATCCGGCGGCTCGGTGACCGGGTCGACGCCGGTCTCGACGTGCGCGGGGTCCCCACCTCCTTCGCGAGCCGCGAACTCGCGGTCGAACGGGGGATCCCCTGCCTCGATCTGCCCGAGGCGGTCGGTCCCGACGGGCCGGGGATCGACCTCGCCGTCGACGGCGCCGACCAGGTCGCGGTCGGTCGCGGCGACGAACCGACCGTCGGTCCCCTGATAAAGGGAGGCGGGGCCGCCCACGCCAGGGAAAAACTGGTCGACGCGGCGGCCGACCGCTTCCTCGTCGTCGTCGACCCATCGAAGGAGATACCGGTCCTCGACGGGTCCGTCCCGGTGGAGGTCCTCCCCCCGGCTCGGTCCGCGGTCGCCGCCGCCGTTCGGGCGGTCGGGGGCGAGCCGACCCTGCGGCGCGCGGAAGGGAAGGACGGGCCGGTCGTCACGGACAACGGGAACCTCGTGGTCGACGCCTCGTTCGGCCGGATCGACGATCCGGACTCGCTTTCGACGGCGCTCTCGACGACGCCCGGGGTCGTCGAACACGGGATCTTCGTCGGTCTCGCGGACGAGGTCCACGTCGGTACCGAGTCGGGCGTCCGGGTCGCGAGGCGGTGA
- a CDS encoding ORC1-type DNA replication protein yields the protein MTGDAGDMLSWDESVFRDESVFEIDHVPETFRHRESQLENLKYALRPAVRGSRPLNTMVRGPPGTGKTTAVQKLFGELGARTEVRTVRVNCQVDSTRYAVFSRLFEGIFEYEPPSSGISFKKLFGQITDRLVEEDEVLVVALDDVNYLFYENEASDTLYSLLRAHEAHSGAKIGVIVVSSDLGLDVIDDLDTRVQSVFRPEEVYFPVYDATEIYDILAERARRGFHEGVIGDTELERVADLTADSGDLRVGIDLLRRAGLNAEMRASKTISDEDVEDAYDKSKHVHLSRSLRGLSESERDLVRVLAEHDGERAGTVYDAFNDETGLGYTRYSEIINKLDQLGVIDAEYADVDGRGRSRELSLAYDAEAVLDRLE from the coding sequence ATGACCGGGGACGCCGGGGACATGCTCTCGTGGGACGAGTCGGTGTTCCGCGACGAGTCCGTGTTCGAGATCGACCACGTTCCCGAGACGTTCCGCCACCGCGAGAGCCAACTGGAGAACCTCAAGTACGCGCTTCGCCCCGCCGTCCGCGGCTCCCGCCCGCTCAACACGATGGTCCGCGGCCCGCCCGGGACCGGTAAGACCACCGCGGTCCAGAAGCTGTTCGGCGAGCTGGGCGCCCGCACCGAGGTGCGGACGGTGCGCGTCAACTGTCAGGTCGACTCGACGCGCTACGCCGTCTTCTCCCGGCTGTTCGAGGGGATCTTCGAGTACGAGCCGCCCTCGTCGGGCATCTCCTTCAAGAAGCTGTTCGGCCAGATCACCGACCGGCTCGTCGAGGAGGACGAGGTGCTCGTCGTCGCCTTGGACGACGTGAACTACCTCTTCTACGAGAACGAGGCCTCGGACACGCTCTACTCGCTGCTTCGCGCCCACGAGGCGCACTCGGGGGCGAAGATCGGCGTGATCGTCGTCTCCTCGGACCTCGGACTCGACGTGATCGACGACCTCGACACCCGGGTCCAGTCGGTCTTCCGCCCCGAGGAGGTGTACTTCCCCGTCTACGACGCGACGGAGATCTACGACATCCTCGCGGAGCGCGCCAGGCGCGGCTTCCACGAAGGCGTTATCGGTGACACCGAGCTGGAGCGCGTCGCGGACCTCACCGCCGACAGCGGCGACCTCCGGGTCGGAATCGACCTCCTGCGCCGGGCCGGGCTGAACGCCGAGATGCGCGCCTCGAAGACGATCTCCGACGAGGACGTCGAGGACGCGTACGACAAATCGAAGCACGTCCACCTCTCGCGGTCGCTCCGCGGGCTCTCGGAGTCCGAGCGCGACCTCGTGCGCGTCCTCGCCGAACACGACGGGGAGCGCGCGGGAACCGTGTACGACGCGTTCAACGACGAGACCGGGCTGGGGTACACCCGCTACTCGGAAATCATCAACAAGCTCGACCAGCTCGGCGTGATCGACGCGGAGTACGCCGACGTCGACGGCCGCGGCCGCTCCCGCGAGCTCTCCTTGGCCTACGACGCGGAGGCGGTGTTAGACCGGCTGGAGTGA
- a CDS encoding methyltransferase domain-containing protein — translation MYWLELAGETDAFAAREAATTATGVDLLAPGIAHTGGVDRSRVRCLAYTRAAHEAVARTDADVDAAVAALRAASLDRSGSVAVRARNVRGTADVSTATAERELGSVLVDRGFDVDLDDPDHVLRALFAVGPRVDHDAVAGADGGDADCCALGWTAVEAARDFAPKPTDRPFFQPGSMAPADARAYANLAGAAPGRTLLDPMCGTGGLPLEAGLVGADAVACDAQAKMVRGARENFREYLDDPATDGSPDWHVARGDATALPFPDDAVDGVAFDAPYGRQSKIARHELADLVAGALAEAARVAPRAVLVSDRDWRAPAREAGWTVDAAFERRVHRSLTRHVLVLCRGGATDISADRE, via the coding sequence GTGTACTGGCTCGAACTCGCCGGCGAGACCGACGCCTTCGCCGCCCGCGAGGCCGCGACCACCGCCACCGGCGTCGACCTCCTCGCGCCGGGGATCGCGCACACCGGCGGGGTCGACCGCTCCCGCGTCCGCTGTCTCGCGTACACTCGCGCCGCGCACGAGGCGGTCGCCCGGACCGACGCCGACGTCGACGCCGCGGTCGCCGCGCTCCGGGCGGCGTCGCTCGACCGGTCCGGAAGCGTCGCGGTCCGCGCCCGGAACGTCCGGGGAACGGCGGATGTCTCGACCGCGACGGCCGAGCGCGAGCTGGGGAGCGTCCTCGTCGACCGCGGGTTCGACGTCGATCTCGACGACCCCGACCACGTCCTCCGCGCGCTGTTCGCGGTCGGTCCGCGGGTCGACCACGACGCGGTGGCCGGCGCTGACGGCGGCGACGCGGACTGCTGCGCGCTCGGCTGGACGGCGGTCGAGGCCGCCCGCGACTTCGCGCCCAAGCCGACCGACCGCCCATTTTTCCAGCCGGGAAGCATGGCCCCGGCGGACGCTCGCGCCTACGCCAACCTCGCGGGCGCCGCTCCCGGTCGGACCCTGCTCGACCCGATGTGCGGCACCGGCGGTCTCCCCTTGGAGGCCGGTCTCGTCGGCGCCGACGCCGTCGCCTGCGACGCGCAGGCGAAGATGGTCCGCGGCGCGCGCGAGAACTTCCGCGAGTACTTGGATGACCCCGCCACGGACGGCTCGCCGGACTGGCACGTCGCGCGCGGCGACGCGACCGCGCTTCCGTTCCCCGACGACGCCGTCGACGGGGTCGCGTTCGACGCCCCCTACGGCCGGCAGTCCAAAATCGCGCGCCACGAGCTCGCGGACCTCGTCGCGGGCGCACTCGCCGAGGCCGCCCGGGTCGCGCCGCGCGCGGTGCTGGTCTCCGACCGCGACTGGCGCGCCCCCGCCCGCGAGGCCGGCTGGACCGTCGACGCGGCGTTCGAGCGTCGGGTCCACCGCTCGCTGACGCGACACGTGCTGGTGTTGTGCCGGGGAGGTGCGACCGACATCTCGGCGGACCGAGAGTGA
- a CDS encoding TATA-box-binding protein, whose protein sequence is MTADPKETITVENVVASTGIGQELDLQSVAMDLEGADYDPEQFPGLVYRTADPKSAALIFRSGKIVCTGANSIEAVHGSLDIVFEALRALQIPIEDPEITVQNIVTSADLGTSLNLNAIAIGLGLEHIEYEPEQFPGLVYRLDEPDVVALLFGSGKVVVTGGTSPADAGAAVDVIIEELNGLGLLD, encoded by the coding sequence ATGACGGCCGATCCGAAGGAGACGATCACCGTAGAGAACGTCGTTGCCTCCACGGGGATCGGACAGGAGCTCGATCTCCAGAGCGTCGCGATGGACTTGGAGGGCGCCGATTACGATCCCGAGCAGTTCCCCGGGCTCGTTTACCGCACCGCGGACCCGAAATCGGCCGCGCTGATCTTCCGGTCGGGGAAGATCGTCTGTACCGGCGCGAACTCGATCGAGGCGGTCCACGGTAGCCTCGACATCGTCTTCGAGGCGCTCCGTGCGCTCCAGATCCCGATCGAGGACCCGGAGATAACGGTCCAGAACATCGTTACCTCGGCCGATCTCGGAACGAGCCTGAACCTGAACGCGATCGCGATCGGTCTCGGCTTAGAACACATCGAGTACGAGCCGGAGCAGTTCCCCGGACTCGTCTACCGGCTCGACGAACCGGACGTCGTCGCGCTGCTGTTCGGCAGCGGCAAGGTGGTCGTCACGGGCGGCACCAGCCCCGCCGACGCCGGGGCCGCCGTCGACGTGATAATCGAGGAGCTGAACGGACTGGGACTGTTGGACTGA